A DNA window from Mycolicibacter terrae contains the following coding sequences:
- the ribH gene encoding 6,7-dimethyl-8-ribityllumazine synthase, with protein MPALDASGVRLAIVASTWHTRICDALLAGARKVAADAGVADPTVVRVLGAIEIPVVAQEVARNHDAVVALGVVIRGGTPHFDYVCDAVTQGLTRVSLDAATPVANGVLTVNDEQQALDRAGLPGSAEDKGAQAAAAALSTALTLRDLRAAL; from the coding sequence ATGCCGGCGCTCGACGCCTCCGGTGTGCGCCTGGCGATCGTGGCCAGCACCTGGCACACCCGGATCTGTGACGCCCTGTTGGCCGGCGCCCGCAAGGTGGCCGCCGACGCCGGCGTCGCCGACCCCACCGTGGTGCGGGTGCTCGGTGCGATCGAGATCCCGGTGGTGGCCCAGGAGGTGGCCCGCAACCACGACGCGGTCGTCGCGCTGGGTGTGGTGATCCGCGGTGGCACACCGCATTTCGACTATGTCTGTGACGCGGTGACACAAGGTCTGACCCGGGTGTCGCTGGACGCGGCGACACCGGTGGCCAATGGGGTGCTCACCGTCAACGACGAGCAGCAGGCGCTGGATCGCGCCGGGCTGCCCGGTTCGGCCGAGGACAAGGGCGCCCAGGCGGCCGCCGCCGCGCTGAGCACGGCACTGACCCTGCGCGACCTTCGCGCCGCGCTGTGA
- a CDS encoding PH domain-containing protein translates to MTPPSGSPQWDLQVRPRLMRIGLWSAAVLIVAIHVVVSFLLTIRSSGVIFRTYDRVAVVVLGIIVAGSLLLFARARVRAGASGVSVRNALGDRLIPWAHVLGVSFPVGKRWARLELPDDEYIPLVAIQSADKERAVQAMRELRALVARYRPSDPPPD, encoded by the coding sequence GTGACGCCCCCGTCGGGGTCCCCGCAGTGGGATCTGCAGGTCCGTCCGCGGCTGATGCGGATCGGCTTATGGAGCGCCGCGGTCCTGATCGTCGCGATCCACGTCGTGGTGAGCTTTCTGCTGACGATCCGCTCCAGCGGGGTGATCTTTCGTACCTATGACCGGGTGGCCGTCGTGGTGCTGGGCATCATCGTGGCCGGCTCGCTGCTGCTGTTCGCGCGCGCCCGGGTGCGGGCGGGCGCGTCCGGGGTGTCGGTGCGCAACGCGCTCGGCGACCGGCTGATCCCGTGGGCGCACGTGCTCGGAGTGTCCTTCCCGGTGGGCAAACGCTGGGCCCGGCTGGAGCTGCCCGACGACGAATACATTCCGCTGGTCGCCATCCAGTCCGCCGACAAGGAGCGTGCGGTGCAAGCCATGCGCGAGTTGCGGGCCCTGGTCGCGCGCTACCGGCCGTCTGACCCACCGCCCGACTAG